The Acidobacteriota bacterium genome contains the following window.
TACTTATTCTTTTTCTTGTGATGAGCACTTTTAGAAGGAAGGGAAAGTTTGGAATCAATTTTGAAAAAGTAACCTGCTTTAGCTGCGGAACAGTCGCACCCGCGGTTCGGCGGCCTAGGAACTTACGACAGGCACTGTGGGGAGGATGGACTTGCGATTGCGGCATCGAACTCGATAAATGGGGTAGTAAGGTGTGAGCGATATACTTGTCACTCCTTCATTCGATCGTGCTTTCCGCTATTTCAATGGATTTCCTAAACGACATCATCAATTCCCTCGCTCCGATCTTCAAAAATATCTGGGTTCAGATCACGCTCTTGATCATTTTTGCAACCGGTCACGGTTATGCAGGTGCGTGGCTGGCGGTGAGAATGCTATTTCGGCCGCGGCTTCCAGTTAGGCTTTTTGGCTTCACCGTATTTCCCCAGGGCATGATCCCGCGCCACCGCGACCGCCTAGCGAATGCCATCGGCAAAGCGGTGGGCGACGAGCTTGTTTCAAAAGACACGATCATCGAACAGCTCACTGGGAATGATTTTCTCCGCCGTAAGATACAGAATGTTGTCGATTCCTATACCAACGAGATCTTGTCGGAAGATTATCCGTCGCTGATCGAGGCTTTGCCTAAGAATGTGCGCGAACCGATTTTGGATGCGATATCGGCTTTGCAGTTAAAGCTGGCTGAGCATATCCGATCGGTGCTGAAGAGCGAGGAATCGCTTGAGACGATCCGCGGGTTTGTGACGCGGCGGGTCGATGATGTGCTCGGCAAACGTGTCTCGGAGGTGGTCGATGACGAGGCATTTGCCAAGATCACGGGCTTTCTCGACGAACGCATTCGGACCGCAGTGAAATCGACGGCTCTCGAGACTAATGTTCGCGAATTTCTAAGCCGCCGCATCGACGATCTGCTTAACGCCGAAACGCCGCTTGGCAAGATGTTCACGGACGACGCGATAGAGCTATTAAAAGAGAAGGCGAACGAGCAGATCGAGCCCGCTATGCGTCAGATCGCCGAAATTGCCGCAACCGAGAAAACCCGAAATCAGATCAGTTCGCTGATCAAGCACGAGGTTCACGACTATTACGAAAACCTGTCTTTCTTTAAAAAGATCTTCGTTTCACGCGAAACGCTTCTGGGCGAGGTCGATGATCTCGTCAACGAAAGCCTGCCAAAACGTATCGAAGAAGCATTGAATGGCACGTTTTTTGTCGAGGAAGCTCGTACATTTATCGCCACAAGCATCGATAACGCTCTCGCGAAACCGCTTCCGATCGTGATCGGGGCCGTCGCTCCGGAGCAGCTTGTGCGGTTCAAGGAACAAGTGACGAAAGTCGCACTCGGACAGCTGCAGAGTGAAGAGACCATCTTAGGAATCTCGAAATACCTAAGCGAAACACTCAACAAACTCCGCCCGCACAGCATCGACGCGATTCTGCAGATCATTCATCCTGAGTCGGAAGAAAAACTGAAACGCATGCTCGCCGCAGGCCTCGTCGACATCATTTCCCGCGAGGAAACGTCGAATATCATAAACGACATTCTCGCCGGCCAGATCGATAAGCTGCTTTCAAAACCGATCGGCAAACTCGGTGATCATATTCCGGAAGCAAAGCTGCGGGAGGCAAGCACGTCGTTGACGGATGCGATCATCTCGGCAGTTCACACCAAATTGCCGGATGCCGTTGCCGAATTTGACGTCGCCGGAATGGTCCGCGAAAAGATCCGCAATTATCCGCCCGAGAAACTCGAATCGCTTGTCATGTCCGTCGCAAAAGAGCATCTGCGTACGATCGAGCTGTTTGGAGCCTTGTTTGGATTTTTTATCGGTGTGCTTCAGGCGGTACAGTTTTATTTTTACGCAAAATAAGTATTCTAAAGAACTTAATAGCTGGTTTTGCCGTTAGAGTGAGCTAGATGACCGTAAACAAGCACAACGACGCGATCGAGCAGATCGCAAAAAAAGAATTCGGGGCCGCACCGAAGAGTGTTACGCGAATAACGACAGGGATTTGCAACGAGGTCTATTCCGTTGCGATCGGCGAACGCGAGTACATCTTTCGTCTCAACGCCGAGCCGCGTTTCATGCTCGGTTCGCACAAGCACATACCGTTGTTCAGATCGAAGGGGATCAAGGTTCCTGAGATACTTGCCGAGGATTATTCCAAAACGTGGCTGCCCGTTGCTTTTCAAATACAGAACAAGCTGCTGGGAACCGATATCAACGATGTCATCGAGACGCTGAATGACGACGAGCTGCGATCCATCGGGGCGGAGGTTGCAAACATATTCCGCCAATTGAGCACGGTGCCGAACAATGGAAAATTCGGCGTTCTCTTTGGCGATGACAAAGATCTGGTTGACTCCTGGTCAGCTGAGGTCGCTCGTGTTACCAAAGTTGTGACGGATTGGGGAAAGCAGACCGGCGTCCTCGACGAAAAACTCGAAAAGGTTCTCGCCTACGTCAATTCTCAATATAAAAGATATTTCGACCGCATTCGGCCATATACATATTTTGGTGATATCGCTGGAAAGAATGTAATGGTTCACGAAGGTAAATTCTCGGGTCTCGTCGATCTCGACAGCCTTGCTCAGGGCGATCCGCTCGAGGCGATAGGGCGAATAAAGGCAAGTTGGTACGGCACGCATCACGGTACGATTTACAGCAATGCGGTTATGGATGCTCTCGGCTTGCCGGAGCCGCAGCGAGAGATCGTGACGATGTACGCACTGCTCAACCGGGCATTTTGGACTCTCGAAAACGGTGTCCGATTTAACAATGACTTGAACCGGACAGTAGATCGCGAACGCGAAGCTCGCGATAAACACGCGGTCGATGGCCTGCTCGCCGAACTGCAAGGCCAAGCACCTGCACCGAAGGCCCCGAGAAAGCGCGTTGAGAAGGTAAAAGAAGACGTAAGGGCACCAATTATCGATCCAGGATCGCCGACGGAACAACTCCCGGTTATTACAGTTTCAGAACCTTCGCCGGCCGCTGAAGAAGCAGAACCGATCAAACCCGTGCGCAAGAAACGCACAGCGGCAGCCGAGCCCGTACCTTTGCCGATGATCCCGATGCCGGCGGGTGCACCAGAAATTGAACCGCCAGCGTACGCCCCTGAACCGACGCTTGATCAACTGCTGGTTGAAATGCCGCGTGAAAATGCCGCTCCCGTGGCCGAGGCAACACAGATCATAGGCAGGCCGATGCTCGAGGCGAGTGGGCTTTCAAAAACCTACGTTAGCGACGGTGTCGGTTTTAATGCCCTAAATAACGTGGACCTTAAGATCGCAAGGGGCGACTGCATCGCGATCGTCGGTAAATCCGGCAGCGGCAAATCGACCTTGATGCATTTGCTCGCGTGTCTCGATGGCCCGACCGAGGGCTATGTTTACGTCGATGGCGACGATACATCGACGATGTCGGAACCTGAAAAGAACCGGCTGCGGAATGAAAAATTCGGATTCGTTTTTCAACAGTTTTTCCTCAACGGGCGTGAGACGGTCTTTGAGAACGTTGTTCTGCCGCTGCGGATCCGCGGGGTGTCGGAATTTGAGATGATCACCGAAGCCGACCTTGCTCTCGCCGCCGTTGGCTTGGCCGACAAAACTGATAATAAGGCGAAAGATCTCTCCGGCGGTGAGAAACAGCGAGTCTGCATCGCGCGCGCGCTTGTCGGAAAGCCGAGTGTCATCTTTGCTGACGAGCCGACCGGAAATCTTGATTCAAACACCGGCGAGGCGGTCGAAAGAATGCTGTTTGACCTTAATCGCGAGCAAGGCATTACGCTCGTGATCGTGACTCATGATCCGGATCTGGCAAAGAAATGCGGACGCATAATCGAGATGAAAGATGGAAAGATCATAGCTGAATACAAAGGGGAGGCGGCACGATGAAATTCTGGGACCTGATCAAGATCGCTAACCGCAACCTTTTTCGCAACAAGCTCCGCACGCTGCTCACGGTGGCGGCGATATTTGTTGGTTCGTTCACGCTCACGATGACAAACGGCATCGGCGACGGGCTTCGCAGCTATGTCGAGAGTCAGGTCAAGAATATCGAGGGCGACGGGGTCGTTTTCGTCCGCCGCAAGATGGAGAAAAAAGACGACACGCCTCGAGATGCTCCGCGGGAATATAAAGAGGAGACTCAAACGCCTTCAAATCCTGACGAGATCGACCCGACCGCTCAACTCGCCACGCTCGAACAGATGCAGAATCTGGTCGCCGGCTGGCCTGAGGTCAAAACCGTAACTCCGCGCTATGGCATAGACGCCGAATACATAACGCTCGACGGCGTCAAGAAATACAACATAGACCTCGGGATGATATCGCAGGGCCTGAAGCAAAAGACCGAGGCAGGAAAGACCATTAGCGGCGAGAGCCAGCTCGTACTTCCGCTCGGCCTCGCTAAAGGCCTGAGTAATGACAACATCGAATCGCTGATCGGCAAATATGCGACGATCGCCTACAAAGATCACAATAAGACGCTGAAAACAACAAATCTCCAGATCGTAGGCGTGGCGACAAAGGGTTTTATGACCCTGATGACGTCCTTTGTCGATACCAGAACCGCCGCTATGATCCATGCCGATCAGCGTGCTCCGGGCGATGCCGGTAAGTTCTTTGATTTTACATTCCAGCTTGCGTCGAGCGACACGGCTACGGTCGAGGCGCTGAAAAAGAAGCTCGATGAAAAGAACTTCACCGCCGAGACCATCGCTGATCGTGACAAGCGGACCTACGATGCTATCGGTATCTTCAAGATAGGAATGAGCCTCGTCGCCTTCATTGCCCTGCTTGCCGCTTCATTCGGCATCATCAATACGCTCGTTATCGCCGTTCTCGAACGCACAAAAGAGATCGGCCTGCAAAAAGCTCTCGGCATGGGCCGCGGCAAGATATTCGCGATCTTTTCGCTCGAATCGGTTTTGATCGGATTCTGGGGAGCAATGCTCGGAACGGTGGTCGGGATCATCGTCGGGATGATCGCAAATCAGGTGCTTATCAAAGTGTATTCCGCCTCGTTCGAGGGTTACACGCTCTTTGTTTTCACGATTCCCTCGATACTGATGGTGCTGTTTCTCGTCTGCACGATCGCCTTCATCGCCGGCGTGCTGCCAGCTATACGGGCGAGCCGTCTGAATCCGATCGAGTCGCTTAGATACGAATAAGAATTTTTGGCCGCAGATAAACGCAGATGACGCAGATCAGGAACATTTCTATCCACGTCATCTACGCCTATCTACGGCTAAAAAAGCAATGGCTTTCACTCAATATTTTGTTCGAGTGGAAGTTTGGGTTAACGTATTCATAAATCTGAGGCCCAAATATGAAACGACTCATCACGATCTTTGCTCTGTTTTTGTTTACCAGTGTCCCTCTTTATGCTCAGGCAGCTCCTGACGCCGCTGAACTCACAAGACTGCTTAACGAATTTCTCGCTGGTGCAGGACGAAATGATGCCGCGGTTCATGACAGGTTTTGGGCTGAGGACCTGATCTACACACGGTCAGCCGGTACGCGTACGAACAAGGCTGACCTGATGAAAGGTGTTCGCTCGGCCCCGCCGCTCAAGCCCGGAGATCCTGTTACTGTTTACACGGCAGAGGATATTAAGATCCAGCAGTACGGCAATGCTGCGGTCGTTGCATTCAAGCTGGTCGGCAATACGACCAAAGCCGACGGCACAAAGTCCGTTTCTAATCATCTCAACACCGGCACGTTCATCAAACGCTCAGGCAAATGGCAAGTCGTTGCGTGGCAGGCGACGACAGTTCCCAATCCGGACGCCGAAGCGAAAGCCGAAGCTGAACGAAAGGCCGGGCCAGCCACGCCGCCAAACGCACCCAAACCGGCCGCAGTAGTTTCTACCGGATCTGCATCAGCAAAAACCGTCGACGGCCGAACCTATCTGAAAGGCTCACGCGGAGGTTGTTATTACCTGAATTCCAGCGGGAATAAAGTTTACGTTGATAAGGGTTTGTGTAACTGACTTGCGGCCATCAGTTTTTTTGGTCCGATCCTCGTGATCCAGCTCTATAGCAGCTTTGTGTCATCTACAGGTTCGCTGGGGAGTATCTCTTAATCCTCGCTCAAAACGATTATCATATCGTCATCGTTAAAGCTCACCCGTTTCGATTTGTTCGGATTAAGGTTAACGCCGTATAGGTTCTCTGCGTCATGGCACTGACTTGTGATCCGATAGCCGATGGCAGATTCGTTGAGTTCGGCGGCGGCGGCGGTCACTGTGTAGAAATCCATTTCGGTCCCTGTTTTTACGTAACGCGAAACTGGTTTCAGATATATCTCCGAACCTTCGGCCTGAAATAGGATGTCATAAACTTTTTTCAGCTCGCGGTTTTCGCTAAGCTGGCTGAGCA
Protein-coding sequences here:
- a CDS encoding DUF445 family protein translates to MDFLNDIINSLAPIFKNIWVQITLLIIFATGHGYAGAWLAVRMLFRPRLPVRLFGFTVFPQGMIPRHRDRLANAIGKAVGDELVSKDTIIEQLTGNDFLRRKIQNVVDSYTNEILSEDYPSLIEALPKNVREPILDAISALQLKLAEHIRSVLKSEESLETIRGFVTRRVDDVLGKRVSEVVDDEAFAKITGFLDERIRTAVKSTALETNVREFLSRRIDDLLNAETPLGKMFTDDAIELLKEKANEQIEPAMRQIAEIAATEKTRNQISSLIKHEVHDYYENLSFFKKIFVSRETLLGEVDDLVNESLPKRIEEALNGTFFVEEARTFIATSIDNALAKPLPIVIGAVAPEQLVRFKEQVTKVALGQLQSEETILGISKYLSETLNKLRPHSIDAILQIIHPESEEKLKRMLAAGLVDIISREETSNIINDILAGQIDKLLSKPIGKLGDHIPEAKLREASTSLTDAIISAVHTKLPDAVAEFDVAGMVREKIRNYPPEKLESLVMSVAKEHLRTIELFGALFGFFIGVLQAVQFYFYAK
- a CDS encoding ATP-binding cassette domain-containing protein — encoded protein: MTVNKHNDAIEQIAKKEFGAAPKSVTRITTGICNEVYSVAIGEREYIFRLNAEPRFMLGSHKHIPLFRSKGIKVPEILAEDYSKTWLPVAFQIQNKLLGTDINDVIETLNDDELRSIGAEVANIFRQLSTVPNNGKFGVLFGDDKDLVDSWSAEVARVTKVVTDWGKQTGVLDEKLEKVLAYVNSQYKRYFDRIRPYTYFGDIAGKNVMVHEGKFSGLVDLDSLAQGDPLEAIGRIKASWYGTHHGTIYSNAVMDALGLPEPQREIVTMYALLNRAFWTLENGVRFNNDLNRTVDREREARDKHAVDGLLAELQGQAPAPKAPRKRVEKVKEDVRAPIIDPGSPTEQLPVITVSEPSPAAEEAEPIKPVRKKRTAAAEPVPLPMIPMPAGAPEIEPPAYAPEPTLDQLLVEMPRENAAPVAEATQIIGRPMLEASGLSKTYVSDGVGFNALNNVDLKIARGDCIAIVGKSGSGKSTLMHLLACLDGPTEGYVYVDGDDTSTMSEPEKNRLRNEKFGFVFQQFFLNGRETVFENVVLPLRIRGVSEFEMITEADLALAAVGLADKTDNKAKDLSGGEKQRVCIARALVGKPSVIFADEPTGNLDSNTGEAVERMLFDLNREQGITLVIVTHDPDLAKKCGRIIEMKDGKIIAEYKGEAAR
- a CDS encoding ABC transporter permease gives rise to the protein MKFWDLIKIANRNLFRNKLRTLLTVAAIFVGSFTLTMTNGIGDGLRSYVESQVKNIEGDGVVFVRRKMEKKDDTPRDAPREYKEETQTPSNPDEIDPTAQLATLEQMQNLVAGWPEVKTVTPRYGIDAEYITLDGVKKYNIDLGMISQGLKQKTEAGKTISGESQLVLPLGLAKGLSNDNIESLIGKYATIAYKDHNKTLKTTNLQIVGVATKGFMTLMTSFVDTRTAAMIHADQRAPGDAGKFFDFTFQLASSDTATVEALKKKLDEKNFTAETIADRDKRTYDAIGIFKIGMSLVAFIALLAASFGIINTLVIAVLERTKEIGLQKALGMGRGKIFAIFSLESVLIGFWGAMLGTVVGIIVGMIANQVLIKVYSASFEGYTLFVFTIPSILMVLFLVCTIAFIAGVLPAIRASRLNPIESLRYE
- a CDS encoding nuclear transport factor 2 family protein; translation: MKRLITIFALFLFTSVPLYAQAAPDAAELTRLLNEFLAGAGRNDAAVHDRFWAEDLIYTRSAGTRTNKADLMKGVRSAPPLKPGDPVTVYTAEDIKIQQYGNAAVVAFKLVGNTTKADGTKSVSNHLNTGTFIKRSGKWQVVAWQATTVPNPDAEAKAEAERKAGPATPPNAPKPAAVVSTGSASAKTVDGRTYLKGSRGGCYYLNSSGNKVYVDKGLCN